A genomic segment from Actinoplanes sichuanensis encodes:
- a CDS encoding GntR family transcriptional regulator, producing the protein MIFRIDRRAGVSVHVQLVQQVRQAIRMGRLSPGDQLPTAREVSETTGINPNTVLKAYRELETAGLVEARQGSGTYVRRDLAPLPDDAAALRHELADWVARARRAGLDLTDMQALVADVAAGTAPTTEEAHRVH; encoded by the coding sequence TTGATCTTCAGGATCGACCGCCGAGCCGGAGTCTCGGTCCATGTCCAGCTGGTGCAGCAGGTCCGCCAGGCGATCCGGATGGGCCGGCTCAGCCCCGGCGATCAGCTGCCGACGGCCCGCGAGGTCTCCGAGACCACCGGCATCAATCCCAACACCGTGCTCAAGGCGTACCGCGAGCTCGAGACGGCCGGCCTGGTCGAAGCACGGCAGGGATCCGGCACCTACGTCCGCCGAGACCTGGCACCGCTGCCGGACGACGCCGCGGCGTTACGGCACGAGCTGGCGGACTGGGTCGCCCGCGCCCGACGGGCCGGCCTGGACCTCACCGACATGCAGGCCCTCGTCGCCGACGTGGCGGCGGGAACGGCACCGACCACGGAGGAGGCACACCGTGTTCACTGA